Part of the Candidatus Zixiibacteriota bacterium genome is shown below.
TCCGATGTTCGCCATAAATTCTTACATATCCAGTTTTACCCCTGCGTAGACTTTTCTTCCAGGGTTGGGATAGTCCAAATCCGAAAGAGAATTACCAAACTGGGTCGGAGTTTTATCATCAAATAAATTGTTGACCTTCAAACTGAAAGTCAAAAGATTGATTTTCTGGCTGAGATTAAGATCGAAATTGGCACTGGGTTTGATCCTTTTGGTCAGGTACTTTATTTCTGGATAAGAAGAGTAATCCGGATAATAGTTCAGCTTCTGGGTTCGGTAGTTGAAGGAAAACTGGGTGGACAAAGAGGCGAAGAGCTTAATGTTCAAATTCA
Proteins encoded:
- a CDS encoding TonB-dependent receptor, producing NLNIKLFASLSTQFSFNYRTQKLNYYPDYSSYPEIKYLTKRIKPSANFDLNLSQKINLLTFSLKVNNLFDDKTPTQFGNSLSDLDYPNPGRKVYAGVKLDM